A window from Bacillota bacterium encodes these proteins:
- a CDS encoding KH domain-containing protein, with protein MKELVEFIAKSLVDDPDSVRVEDVPSADGYTVYEVSCGPEEKGKLIGKAGRTAKAMRTVVRSVGARQGKRVTVEIV; from the coding sequence ATGAAAGAGCTCGTTGAGTTCATTGCGAAGAGTCTGGTGGATGACCCAGATTCGGTGAGGGTGGAGGACGTCCCAAGCGCGGACGGGTACACCGTGTACGAGGTATCGTGCGGCCCGGAAGAGAAGGGCAAGCTCATTGGGAAGGCGGGTAGGACCGCCAAGGCCATGAGGACGGTCGTAAGGTCGGTGGGCGCGCGGCAGGGCAAGAGAGTCACGGTGGAGATCGTGTAG
- the rpsP gene encoding 30S ribosomal protein S16, with product MAVRIRLMRTGAKKQASYRIVVADSRYPRDGRFIEILGYYNPRTNPETIHIDREKASEWLKKGALPTDSAKALLARAGVAVAGQTASGEANAV from the coding sequence TTGGCAGTAAGGATAAGGCTCATGAGGACCGGCGCGAAGAAGCAGGCTTCTTACAGGATCGTCGTTGCTGACAGCCGCTACCCGCGGGACGGCCGGTTTATCGAGATCCTTGGGTACTACAACCCCCGGACGAACCCCGAGACGATCCACATCGACCGCGAAAAGGCCAGCGAGTGGCTGAAGAAAGGGGCCCTGCCGACGGATTCCGCGAAAGCCCTGCTCGCGAGGGCGGGTGTTGCTGTGGCGGGGCAGACCGCGTCCGGTGAGGCGAATGCCGTATGA